A single Pelorhabdus rhamnosifermentans DNA region contains:
- a CDS encoding transcription termination/antitermination NusG family protein translates to MEVNIIGWYVLRTSVGKEDVALKILRKMCLDVEFIFPRRRISWRKQGRIIQLIRPLFEGYFFVVCSEEQITVFDRLLRISSLNIAWLVYSAGSLVPILNEERQLIERLIDSEGIVDVSTVKKQNDQLEIVDGPLVGLENIIKKVSGRKRRITIEISLLEEKRKVELEAILL, encoded by the coding sequence ATGGAGGTGAATATTATCGGATGGTATGTATTGCGTACTTCTGTTGGTAAGGAGGACGTAGCATTAAAGATTTTACGAAAAATGTGTTTGGATGTAGAATTTATTTTTCCTCGGCGAAGAATAAGCTGGCGGAAACAAGGTCGGATTATTCAATTAATACGACCCTTGTTTGAAGGGTATTTTTTTGTTGTCTGTTCTGAAGAGCAGATTACAGTATTTGACCGATTGCTACGAATAAGCAGTTTAAATATTGCTTGGTTAGTGTATAGTGCTGGATCATTGGTTCCGATTCTTAATGAAGAGAGGCAGTTAATTGAGCGGTTGATCGATAGTGAAGGGATTGTGGACGTGAGTACAGTTAAGAAACAGAATGATCAACTGGAGATCGTGGATGGGCCGTTGGTAGGATTAGAGAATATTATTAAGAAAGTTTCGGGCCGAAAACGCCGGATAACAATAGAAATTTCCCTATTAGAAGAAAAAAGAAAGGTAGAGCTTGAGGCAATTTTACTTTAA
- a CDS encoding thioesterase II family protein, producing the protein MNTVRSLNAWIPYRRPSYKSRLRLFCFPYAGGSASVFREWIDSFPAGIDVCPIQYPGREKRITEPPFTLVEPLIDALVNGLSPEFNIPFAFWGHSLGALISFELARRLQKRGVYPVHLFISGYCAPVIAKRKFPMHLLPDVEFVERLRAYHGTPEVVLNNNELMRVLLPTLRADFALHETYVYPSAAPLNCPISAYGGIKDPEVYYHDLELWKMQTIQNFKLQMFPGDHFYIHSCRRQLVNSIINDLILDYRKSSLEQEGINTGTWI; encoded by the coding sequence ATGAATACAGTACGTTCATTAAATGCCTGGATTCCATATCGAAGGCCGAGCTATAAAAGCCGATTGCGTCTTTTTTGTTTTCCTTATGCAGGCGGTAGCGCTTCAGTTTTTCGTGAATGGATTGATTCTTTTCCGGCGGGAATAGATGTCTGTCCTATTCAATATCCCGGCAGAGAAAAAAGAATAACTGAGCCACCGTTTACATTAGTGGAACCGTTAATTGATGCATTAGTCAATGGTTTATCGCCAGAATTTAATATTCCTTTTGCTTTTTGGGGGCATAGTTTGGGTGCTTTGATTAGTTTTGAACTGGCCAGACGACTTCAAAAGCGGGGAGTTTATCCTGTTCATTTATTTATATCGGGCTATTGCGCTCCTGTAATAGCGAAAAGAAAGTTTCCGATGCATTTGTTGCCAGATGTTGAATTTGTAGAGAGATTGCGCGCATATCATGGTACTCCCGAAGTTGTATTAAACAACAATGAATTAATGAGGGTGTTATTGCCCACGCTCAGAGCCGATTTTGCACTTCATGAGACATATGTATATCCATCTGCTGCTCCGCTGAATTGCCCTATTTCCGCTTATGGGGGAATAAAAGATCCAGAAGTGTATTATCATGATTTGGAATTGTGGAAGATGCAGACTATACAGAACTTTAAATTACAAATGTTTCCTGGCGATCATTTTTATATACATTCCTGTCGTAGACAGTTAGTTAATTCGATTATTAATGATTTAATATTGGATTATAGAAAATCTTCTTTAGAGCAGGAGGGTATAAATACTGGAACGTGGATTTAA